The stretch of DNA TAGGGCGAGGAAGGCCAAATGACGAATAAAAAGCAAAAGCATCCATCATGAAGAATGCTCCGTTGTGATGAAAATCATCTCCCAAAAACCAATTTGTAACCGGGGCTTGAGGAGAAACCGCTTTTATAGCCGGATGTCCGGACAATGCAGCTGTAGTTGAATAGAATCCTGGATAAGAAATACCATAAACACCTATTTTTCCATTATTATTTGCTACATTTTTCACTAACCAATCGACGGTATCATACGTATCGGTTGATTCATCAATTGCCGTTTTTGATTTTGTGGTCAATTGAGGACGGATATTTTCATATTCTCCTTCTGACATGAACTTACCCCTTACATCCTGGTAAACGAATATGAATCCTTCACGTAATGCAAACGGAGATGGCCCCAATGTAAGCTTATATTTTCCCTCACCATAAGGACCAATAGAATAAGGTGTTCTGTTTAAAAGGAAGGGATACTTTTTGGTTTTATCCTTTGGAGAGTAGACAATAGTAAACAATTTCTTGCCGTCTCGCATGGTGATCTGACACTCTTTCTTTTCGTAATTATTAATAACAAACGCCGAATCTGATTCTTGTGCAACAGCTGAAAAACTAATTGACATAAACAGAAAAAGCGCCACGAACAGGTAGTAAATCTTCTTCATATAACTATTTAAGTTGTGCTTGAAAAGTAAATATAAAGGGTAATCGCTAAATATTGATCAATAGTTAAAATGTAACAAAATTGTGATTAATTAGCCTTTCAGCTGTTAATCTAAAACCATCGTTATGCATTTGATTATGAATATTTATAATCTGTTTATGGAAATTTCGTACTAGAGCATCTGAATAAATAAAGAAATTATGAAAATGAAAAATCTCATCTGCTTAACAATCGGTTTATTTATATGCTTAAATGGAATGGCACAGGAAAAAGACTCTTATTTGTTTTCCAGTCAAATAAAAAAGAAACTGGAAAAAGATTCTGTAAACTGGAAATATCAAATAGCGGCATGGGATTATTCATTTATTGGCGAGTATCATGAGGCACTAAAATGTTGGGATATCCAGAGCAAACCTCAACAAGATACCCTAAATCATAATGACCAACTCCGCTTCATTAACTATCACCCGGTAAATGCACAAGACTATATTATTGCAAAGGCCCAAACCGAAAGAATTCTAATTATAAATGAAGCTCATCATATTCCAAGGCACCGAGTATTTACAACCTCCTTGCTTGAAAAATTATATGCGCAAGGGTACAGATTTATTGGATTTGAGGCACTGGATTCAAAGGATACATTAATTAATGAGCGAAAATATCCTGTTCATATTAGCGGTTTTTATACAGAAGAACCACAACTTGGAAATCTAATAAGAGCAGCTTTAAAAATCGGCTTTACTGTTTTTAATTATGAAGCCGAAAACGGGAAGAATGGAAAGGAAAGAGAAATTGAAGAAGCTCAAAACATTAAAAAGATAGTAGATAAAAATCCAAATGCCAAGCTAATTATTTATTGTGGTTTTGATCATCTAAAAGAAGGTTATGTGAAAAATTGGGATAAAGCTATGGCAGGCCGATTGGCGGAATACACGGGCATTAATCCATTTACTGTTAACCAAGTGGCTTTAACTGAGAAGAGTGATAGTAATTATGAATCTCCCTTATATCGTTTTATAAATGCTAAGGAATCATCGGTATTCGTTGATTCGGAACAATCCGTTTTTTGCGACCTTGAAAACGCTAAACAATTTGATATTGCTGTTTACCACCCAGTAACATCCTATATCAACGGTCGACCAGATTGGTTGTATTTAAATGGGAAACGACAGAAAGTGCAAATTCTCCATTCATCTTCCCTAATTTTTCCAGCACTAGTCTATGCTTTCCATATAGGGGAAGATATCAATACTGCCATACCCGCTGATTTAATTGAGCTAAAAAATGAAAAAGATAGGCGTCCATTGGTACTTGATGTTGGAAGCTATGTAGTAAAAATCAAAAGTATAAATGGACGGGAGGAATATTTTAATGTTACTTTAAGGCAGGCACAAAATTAACTAACTATGGAAATTAAAGAACTTGCCAAAGCTTTTGTTTTTTGTTTAATTCCTTGTGGAATTTTGCATTTTTTTCATCATACAACAAAACCTTTTGTATTATGATACCATTCAACGATTCACCCAAATGGATTTTCTGGAAATACCTAATTCATATTTGCCTGGGACTAATCCTTATTTATGCTGCTTATAGTGTTAAGAAGAAAGCTCAAAACACACCTAGTATCAACGCAAGAAGTGTTCAATATCTGCCTGAGCCTTTAATTGAAAAGGATACCTTAACGAATCCGGACATCATTATTGATTCAAAAGAGTCTAAGCCAAATGCAGATACTTCAAACCCATTGTCTCAGGAAATTTTTAATACTTATGAAACTCCTCCTGAATTTCCGGGTGGAAATGACAGAATAGCAATCTTCATGAAGAAAAACATCCAATATCCGAAAGAGGCTATAAAAAGCAATATTGGAGGAAGAGTTACGATTTCGTTTACAATTAAGGCAAATGGCAAAATAACAAACATACAGCTGCTTCGGGGGATTGGGTATGGTTGTG from Solitalea canadensis DSM 3403 encodes:
- a CDS encoding energy transducer TonB, with protein sequence MIPFNDSPKWIFWKYLIHICLGLILIYAAYSVKKKAQNTPSINARSVQYLPEPLIEKDTLTNPDIIIDSKESKPNADTSNPLSQEIFNTYETPPEFPGGNDRIAIFMKKNIQYPKEAIKSNIGGRVTISFTIKANGKITNIQLLRGIGYGCDEEALRLVKLMPKWKPGTINNVPREWHYNLPIIFNSRDIK